In Chitinophaga oryzae, the sequence AGTTGTTGGCAGAACTTCTTTTCAGCATGCCATTGTCGTTGCTGAAAGAGCCGGATACCAGGAAACGGGCGATATCTCCGCCACCGCTCACATTCAGATTGGCCCGCTGGGTGCTGGCATATTTTTTAAACATCAGGTCCAGCCAGTCTACTGCCGGGTATACATAGGGATTGTGGCCGGGCGCTTTGTCGATGGTCTGTTGTGTATTATATATTTTATCCGCATCAAAAACGATGGGCTGCAGCGGATCGCGGGTGGTGCCGGCCTCATTGTACAGCTTCATGTAGGTGATGGGATCGGCCAGTTTGATACGCTGGGTAGGGGTGGAGATCGCATTTTCCAGGATGAGATTGAGCCTGGTCTTCCCTTCCTTGCCTTCCTTGGTGGTAACGAGAATAACGCCGTTGGCGCCCCTGGCGCCGTATAGCGCGGTGGCGCTGGCGTCTTTCAGTATGGAGAAGCTGGCAATATCGTTTACCTGGAGGCGTGCCAGGTCGTTGGTGGTCAGTTCAACGTTATCTATTAATATCAGTGGGTTCTGCCGGTACCCGAATGTAGTAACGCCGCGGATGAAAAAGTTGGAGTTGTCAAGGCCGGGCTGCCCGCTTTGCTGGAAGCCGATGATGCCGGCTACCTGGCCTGCCAGTGCGTTCGTGAGGTTACTCCCCGAGGTCCGGAGATTGTCGGCCGTAATGGTAGATACGGAGCCAACAACAGATTCCTTTATCTGCTTCCTGCCGAAGGCTGTTACCACAACGTCTGTCAGCACCGTCTCCAGCGGCTTGAGCTGAATGGAGAAGGTGTGTGTTTTCTCCGTTACAACAATGGTGTCTCCTTTGAAGCCTACAAACTTGAACAGGAGCGCGGTGCCGGGGGGGACGCTGATAGTAAATCTGCCGTTGTTGTCTGTCGCAGTGCCGAGTGATTTATTATTCGCCGCCATAATGGTGACGCCGGGAAGCGGCCTTCCGCTGGTATCGGTGACGGTACCCGTGGCGGGGAGCTTTTGCTGTGCAAAGACTTGCTGCGACAGCAGCAGGAAAAGGAGGAGCATGGGGTGGCAATACCATCTCCGGAATGGTGTGTGGAATTTCCTCATGTAATTTGAAGTTATGGGTAAGAAAAAGACGTTCCCTGTCCGTCTTTATGACAAACAAATATTTTGGTTAATAATAGCGCATACGCTGGTCCTGCGTTGCGTTACAACGTGAATGCTGTTTAATACTTAATAATGTGTTAAAGAATCGCTACTGTCTTTTGAATTTTTTCTGAATGATTTTGGTCGTTACTGTTTTTATATGAGTTTTCCGGAAATAACCCTGTGCTGCGCGTGCGTTCGTGCACTGTCATTGCTCACCGTATTTCTGCAGAAAAGAACTGCCTGGTAGTGCCCCGGCACTACTGTTTTTCGCTTTCGTGGTCTTTATCGTCAAGTGTTGATGGGGGTGTTCGTCCTATCAGTATAAATTTGTCTCAATAGCAATATGCCGTCATCAAAATTATCAATAAGGCAGAATTGATTTACAGGTAAATTTGACTTATTTCGGCACAATATTGCCTTTTTTTTGGGTGTGCTGCCGGGAATGTTGTTAATCAGAAACGGAGTTGCAAGCTCTTTCGGTATTCTTTAGGTGTTAATCCTTTTTTTCTTTTGAATAACCTGTTAAAGTGGGTCGTGTGATTGAAACCTGCCCTGGATGCCAGTTCGGCCATGTTCATTTCTTTCTCTTGCATGAGGCGGCAGGCATAGCTGATACGGAGGTCATTTACAAAGTCAACGAAAGACTGTTGGGTCCTGCTTTTAAAAAAGCGGCAAAATGAGTAGGTGTTCATGGAAGCGACCGCTGCAATTTCCGTGAGGGGGATTTCCCGGCGAAAGTTGCTGAATATATGTTTAAAAATAGCTTCCATCCTTGTTTGCTCCTTATCCCTAAACGGATTCTCATAATCAACGCTGGTTAATAACCGGTATTCTTTTGCTTCTGTTAAACAGACGATCAGCTCCATAAAGGAGCTGATCTGCCGCAGCCCATATTCGGTAAGCATACGCTTCATTAGTGCGACAATATTGTCTTTACAGGCGCCATAAAACTGGATACCCCGCTGTGCCGTATGCATCCATGATTCCAGCTGTGAGGTGCTTCCGAACAATGCTACACATTCTTTCAGCAGGGACGGTTCTATATTAATTACCATAGAGTGCGCCTGCAGCTGATTTTCGTTTCCGAAATAACTGGCCTCATTGTACCACACATGCGGTACATTTGAACCAACAAAGATGAGCTCTCCGCTTTCAAAGTATTCCACATTGTCTCCTATAATCCGCCGGCCGGTGCTCTCCACCACATGTACCAGCTGACACTCCTTGTGAAAATGAAATTCTGTCGAAAACGCAGGAAGACTGATCTCTTTTATCAGAAAGAGCTGGTCTGATATCAGATGGGGACTTAGTGTCGCTAAAATTGGTTTCATTTTGATTTCTAATAAAGTAAAAGTGAAAAATGTCGCCTCCCATGTAAATGCCGGAATGCCGGGTGTTTAGCAGTAAACATATTTTGAGGGTATTAGACAGGCAATATATATTACCTGCGCCTGGGGAATCATGCGGGATGATAGTTGGGCAATGTCTTCATCCGATAAAAATACACTATTTATATACTGACTAGTTGATTGATGACAAAGAAAAAATTTAAAAAAATTTTTTTCTTTCGGCTGCACCTGTTGCCAATTTTGAGTGTCTTTTTTAATAAACGAGGGCGATAACAGTAATCAAAATATTAAACGTGAAGGGTATGAAGGGCATATCAGCAATCCCAATAAACTGCAGGCGATTGTACAATGGGCAACTTGCATGCTGCCTCATGACAGGAGCTGAAGCGTGTGTTCGTTCCTGTGATACCCGGCCTGATAGTGGTTTTTATCTACCGGTGGCGGCTGAACGTATTGTCGCCGGGCGACGATGCGGCCAAAGCGGCCGGTGTGGACCTACGGTGAAAGATCGCGCTATGGAGGAACAGGTGCTCGTCCGGCTGGGGCTGTCGGAGGAGAGCAGCAAATGGTGATGGATTGAAAATAGTACTGACAACGGGGAAGAAATGGCCGGCCCGGAAAGCCGGCCATCGGAGAGCCCGACGTATTTCGTTAGTTAGGCTGGTATACGCGCACATAATCGAAAACCACGCTATCGGGATAAGTCCCTAAGGAAGGAGTGCCGCCAAAGCCCGTGAGTTCCGTGCTTAAAATCATATACTGGGTGCGTTGAGACAGCCCGAAAGTGGTTTCCCATGTTTTCCTGCCATCAATATAGAATTTATAAGTTGAGTCGGTCCATAACAATCCAAAGGTATGATAGCCTGTGTCTACAGCGGGGTAGGGCACCTGTATTCCCTGTGATTGATGGGCGGTGCCATAGCCGTTGATATGAATGGTCTGCCACACTTGCCCGGGGCTTTTGCGGTGGTATTCGAATATGTCTACTTCCGCGCCGTTCACCGCAGGATTATTATAGGGCGTGTTGCCCATGGTGGGAGATTGCAGCCAGAAGGCCACATGCGGACCAATGCTTTTATTCATTTTAGCACGGCATTCGTAATACCCGTATTTAGGGTTGAAATGCCCGTCGGTAGCGGTCTGCCCTACATAGTACGTGCTGCTGTCTTTTACCACCCGGATAACCATATTGCCGTTCCCGTCCAGGGAAATGGTCCTGGCCCCGTCTACGGTAGCATACTGCCGGACGGTCCCGTTGGCCCTGTAGCTCCATTTGCTGGTGTCCATTTGTGTGCCGTTAAATTCGTCATTCCATACCAGGTGATAATTGGCCAGCAGTTTCTCGACGTCTGTTATCCCGCCTTTTTTACCGGCGGCTGAAATAGTGTTTGCAGGTATGCCCTGCAATTCGGACGGCGGCGTGTTTTTCTGGCATGCGGCAGCCAGTATAACGATACCGGCAGAAAGCCATAACAGTTTCGCTTTTTTCATAACGTTTGATTTTAGATAGTTAGAAAATTGGTGATGTTGATTCTCTCTGTTTAAACCGGTTGGATACTGTGTTCTCCAGGTTCCACACGCAACTGTCCTGTAATTGGTGCGCAGCTTTTATCACAATCGCATTTTTGCCGGATTGCAAAACCACCTGCTCCCAGATGACCCGCCCAAGGGTATCGCGTTTGCCAGTCCCCATGTTTTTTCCGTTGACATACAGCGTTGCGTTATTCTGGTTCGTATAGGCTTTAACGGTAGTTGTTTTGTTTTTCCGGCTGACGGCACGTTTCTCTGCCAGGTGCAGCATGGGTTCGCGGCTCCAGTTGGCCTGGTAGAAATAGAACGCATCCTTTTTTACTTTGCGGTCGTAGGTAACCAGGCCTTTATCATTGAGGCCGTTGACGCCGCCTTCGCTCCGGATGGCAGAACTGAAATCGGCCAGTGCCCAGACGAACTTCCCCCAGATAAAGGGCCGCGCTGCCAGTGTGGCCCAGGAAGCCTCATGATAGGCTGTTTGCCATTCTTCCGGGTGAAAGTTGCCATCCGCCACGGGCTTTTTCAGTTCTTCCTGATGGTGAAGGATATTGGCGCCGGCCCCGAATTCGCTGACGCCAATGGGTTTGTCCGGAAATTGCTGATGCATGTTGTCTGCCCAGGCGCCCATGTCTTTAAAGTCACCGCCATACCATCCATAGTATTTATTCCAGGCAATGACGTCGCTGACGGTGTTGAAATGACCGGAGTCCAGGAAGGTGGCGCAGGTGATGATCCTCGACGGATCTTCTTTTTGGGCCAGTTGCTGAAGCTCGTGAAGAAAAGGCACAGGATCGTCGTAATCCAGTTTTAATTCGTTGAACAAACCCCAGAAAACAACAGCGGGATGATTGTACCGCTGACGGATCATTTCAGTCAGCAGTTGCCTGGCGTGTGCTTTTAATGCCGGGTTGTCAGTGAAGCCGGTGCCTGTATAGCCGCCAGGGCCCACGAGCGGTATTTCTGTCCACAGAACGATACCGTTCTTGTCCGCGAGATGATAGAAATAATCCAGATGCGGATAATGTGTGAGCCGCATGGCGGTGGCGCCGGATTCCACGATCAGTGACATGTCTTTTGCATGATCGTTGTTGTTCAGGGCGGAACCGCGTCCGGCCACATCTTCATGCAGCCCGAAGCCATAGAGATCGTAATGACGACCGTTGAGCATAAACCCTGAGCCTGCATCTACTTTAAAAGAACGCAGTCCCAACGGCTGGGTCACTTCATCGATCAGTTGATGGTCCTGGAACAACTGCACCGTTACCTCGTAAAGATATGGGTCTGTTCTGCCATTCCACAGATGAGGGCGGGGAATGGCGAGGGATTGCAGGAGGAGCGAATCACCGGTACCGATGCTCGCCTGTTTGCTCGCCACTTCCTGCTGCCGGGCGTCTTTGATAACGGTACGTGCTTCCAGGTTCCGGGTGGCGCCGGCCAGTGACAATTTCGTCAATACGTTTACCATGGCTTCGGCCGGGGTGATTTTATCCTGGCGGATATACACGCCCGGCGACGCGTAATCCAGCGGGGTGATACAGTTCTTATCTGTGACGATCAGCCATACCGGGCGATGCAGGCCGCCGAATACATTAAAATCACCGGAGAGGGGCAGTACGTCCATCCGTTCGGCATTGCTGACCTGCACGGTGATGGTATTGCTGGTCCCAGCCTGCAGGAAGGCCGTAACCTCTGCGCAAAAGGCGGTATAACCGCCTTTATGTTCTGTGACGAATTTATTGTTCACCAGTACATCGGCTACCGAGTTGGCGCCTTCAAAATAAAGGAATATTCTTTTGTCTTTCCATTCAGGCCGGAAGGCAAGTTGCCGGGTATAAATGCCAGTGCCCCGGTAGTAGTGGAGCTGGCCGTTGAAAACATCTTTGTCATTCCAGGTATGCGGCAGGGTAACCTGTTGGAGAGGGGCGTTCCTGCGGACGTCGTACGAAAAGTGGAAATTCCAGTCGTTGTTCAGATTCAGGCAGGTCCTTGGAGCGCCCCCGCCGGCATAGCTC encodes:
- a CDS encoding AraC family transcriptional regulator, with product MKPILATLSPHLISDQLFLIKEISLPAFSTEFHFHKECQLVHVVESTGRRIIGDNVEYFESGELIFVGSNVPHVWYNEASYFGNENQLQAHSMVINIEPSLLKECVALFGSTSQLESWMHTAQRGIQFYGACKDNIVALMKRMLTEYGLRQISSFMELIVCLTEAKEYRLLTSVDYENPFRDKEQTRMEAIFKHIFSNFRREIPLTEIAAVASMNTYSFCRFFKSRTQQSFVDFVNDLRISYACRLMQEKEMNMAELASRAGFNHTTHFNRLFKRKKGLTPKEYRKSLQLRF
- a CDS encoding iron ABC transporter permease → MFVPVIPGLIVVFIYRWRLNVLSPGDDAAKAAGVDLR
- a CDS encoding glycoside hydrolase family 16 protein, whose translation is MKKAKLLWLSAGIVILAAACQKNTPPSELQGIPANTISAAGKKGGITDVEKLLANYHLVWNDEFNGTQMDTSKWSYRANGTVRQYATVDGARTISLDGNGNMVIRVVKDSSTYYVGQTATDGHFNPKYGYYECRAKMNKSIGPHVAFWLQSPTMGNTPYNNPAVNGAEVDIFEYHRKSPGQVWQTIHINGYGTAHQSQGIQVPYPAVDTGYHTFGLLWTDSTYKFYIDGRKTWETTFGLSQRTQYMILSTELTGFGGTPSLGTYPDSVVFDYVRVYQPN
- a CDS encoding glycoside hydrolase family 2 protein, yielding MKRTYIITIAACFITLLSYAGGGAPRTCLNLNNDWNFHFSYDVRRNAPLQQVTLPHTWNDKDVFNGQLHYYRGTGIYTRQLAFRPEWKDKRIFLYFEGANSVADVLVNNKFVTEHKGGYTAFCAEVTAFLQAGTSNTITVQVSNAERMDVLPLSGDFNVFGGLHRPVWLIVTDKNCITPLDYASPGVYIRQDKITPAEAMVNVLTKLSLAGATRNLEARTVIKDARQQEVASKQASIGTGDSLLLQSLAIPRPHLWNGRTDPYLYEVTVQLFQDHQLIDEVTQPLGLRSFKVDAGSGFMLNGRHYDLYGFGLHEDVAGRGSALNNNDHAKDMSLIVESGATAMRLTHYPHLDYFYHLADKNGIVLWTEIPLVGPGGYTGTGFTDNPALKAHARQLLTEMIRQRYNHPAVVFWGLFNELKLDYDDPVPFLHELQQLAQKEDPSRIITCATFLDSGHFNTVSDVIAWNKYYGWYGGDFKDMGAWADNMHQQFPDKPIGVSEFGAGANILHHQEELKKPVADGNFHPEEWQTAYHEASWATLAARPFIWGKFVWALADFSSAIRSEGGVNGLNDKGLVTYDRKVKKDAFYFYQANWSREPMLHLAEKRAVSRKNKTTTVKAYTNQNNATLYVNGKNMGTGKRDTLGRVIWEQVVLQSGKNAIVIKAAHQLQDSCVWNLENTVSNRFKQRESTSPIF